In Methanomassiliicoccales archaeon, one DNA window encodes the following:
- the ppk1 gene encoding polyphosphate kinase 1: protein MGERSKKGSGVSKNKQVDLDSGECYLNRELSSLQFNWRVLEEAQDSYHPLLERVKFLAICGSNLDEFFMSRVSDLRRQMARGIAKFTADGMPPAMVIDKVRERLGPLMVAHASCWFDELRPKLQKAGVHVHKWEELSECHKDKLRHLFEQEIYPTLTPQAFDAHHPFPFISNLALNLAIVIQSSSGKERFARLKVPTSTFQRFVRVPGGEKQEERASGTPRIDLIMLEDLIAANLDLLFPGLNVIACYPFRVTRDAEIEIQLEDEEDMLTAVEVGIESRRLGPPVRLEVDVSMPESLVSMLAKQMDIPRYLVFRNPAPLGLVDFWQMLSLERPDLKDQPFTQFVPRDLSGPGPIFPSLKARDHLLFHPYDSFAPVVSMLQQASQDPDVLAIKITLYRIDKKSPVVDALIEARKRGKQVAAVVELKAKFDEENNISYARAMEQEGVHVVYGPVDLKVHAKVCMIVRRERDGIVRYCHLSSGNYNNVTTKVYGDLGYITTDLDIGVDVSNLFNALTGYAEAPSYRKLLVAPLNLRKGILERIHREVEKHREQGNGYIAWKLNGLLDKEIIKSLYQASQEGVKIDLNVRGLCALRPGVKGMSENITVTSIVGRFLEHSRIYYFRNGGDEEVLLGSSDMMPRNLDRRVEVLFPVRDKGIKEALIHDILAKHLEDNVKARLLRPDGTYVRVRPKKGEAPMDSQKWFIENRGIWHERKA from the coding sequence ATGGGGGAAAGAAGCAAGAAAGGGAGTGGAGTGAGCAAGAATAAGCAGGTCGATCTGGACAGCGGTGAGTGCTATCTGAATCGCGAGCTCAGCTCCTTGCAGTTCAATTGGAGAGTGTTGGAAGAGGCCCAGGACTCTTATCACCCCTTGCTGGAAAGAGTGAAGTTCTTAGCCATCTGCGGCTCCAACCTTGATGAGTTCTTCATGAGCCGCGTCTCTGATCTCCGTCGACAGATGGCCCGAGGGATAGCCAAGTTTACCGCCGATGGTATGCCTCCAGCCATGGTTATCGACAAGGTTCGAGAGAGGCTCGGCCCTCTCATGGTAGCGCATGCGTCATGTTGGTTCGATGAACTTCGTCCTAAACTGCAAAAGGCGGGGGTGCATGTCCATAAATGGGAGGAGTTGAGCGAATGCCACAAAGATAAATTGCGTCATCTATTCGAGCAGGAGATATATCCAACCCTGACGCCACAAGCTTTCGACGCACATCATCCATTCCCCTTCATCTCCAATTTAGCTTTGAACCTAGCTATTGTCATCCAGTCCTCATCGGGCAAGGAAAGATTCGCAAGGCTGAAAGTGCCGACCTCTACCTTTCAGCGTTTCGTGCGAGTTCCCGGTGGGGAAAAGCAGGAAGAAAGAGCTTCCGGCACCCCCCGCATCGACTTGATCATGCTGGAGGATCTTATAGCTGCAAACCTTGACCTGCTTTTCCCAGGATTGAATGTTATCGCTTGTTATCCGTTCCGCGTGACGCGAGATGCAGAGATTGAGATCCAGCTGGAAGACGAAGAAGATATGTTGACCGCGGTGGAAGTAGGGATTGAGAGCCGCCGCTTGGGCCCTCCTGTCAGATTGGAAGTAGATGTTTCCATGCCAGAAAGTCTAGTGAGCATGCTCGCCAAACAGATGGACATACCTCGCTATCTTGTCTTTCGCAATCCAGCACCTCTAGGATTGGTGGACTTCTGGCAGATGCTGTCGTTAGAAAGGCCTGATCTCAAGGACCAACCTTTTACCCAGTTCGTACCTCGAGATCTTAGCGGGCCAGGGCCCATCTTCCCCTCTCTTAAGGCGCGCGACCATCTTCTTTTCCATCCCTATGACTCTTTTGCCCCCGTGGTCAGCATGCTTCAGCAGGCATCTCAGGATCCCGATGTCCTGGCGATTAAGATTACCCTCTACCGCATCGACAAAAAGTCTCCCGTGGTCGATGCTTTAATAGAGGCGCGTAAGCGCGGCAAGCAGGTCGCAGCCGTAGTTGAGCTAAAGGCCAAATTCGACGAGGAGAACAACATTTCCTACGCTAGAGCCATGGAGCAAGAGGGTGTCCATGTGGTGTATGGGCCGGTGGACCTTAAGGTCCACGCCAAGGTGTGCATGATAGTTCGCAGGGAGCGGGATGGGATCGTGCGCTACTGCCACCTTTCCTCGGGCAACTACAACAACGTCACGACAAAGGTCTACGGTGATTTGGGGTATATCACCACGGACCTTGACATCGGCGTCGATGTATCTAATCTCTTCAATGCGCTCACTGGTTACGCTGAAGCGCCCTCATACCGTAAGCTTCTGGTGGCACCTCTTAACCTGCGAAAGGGCATTTTGGAGAGAATCCACCGAGAGGTAGAAAAGCACCGAGAACAGGGGAATGGCTATATCGCATGGAAGCTCAATGGTTTATTGGATAAAGAGATCATCAAGTCCCTATACCAGGCATCACAGGAAGGGGTGAAGATCGATCTTAATGTCAGAGGCCTTTGCGCTCTCCGTCCTGGCGTCAAGGGAATGAGTGAAAACATTACCGTGACCTCAATCGTAGGTAGGTTCTTGGAGCATTCCCGCATATATTATTTCCGAAACGGAGGAGATGAAGAGGTCCTTTTGGGCAGCAGCGATATGATGCCTCGGAATCTGGATAGAAGGGTGGAGGTACTCTTCCCGGTGCGAGATAAAGGAATCAAGGAAGCTTTGATACATGATATCTTAGCTAAGCATTTAGAGGATAATGTGAAGGCTAGATTGTTGCGGCCGGATGGAACCTATGTCCGTGTGAGGCCCAAAAAGGGAGAAGCGCCCATGGATTCACAGAAATGGTTCATCGAGAACAGGGGAATCTGGCATGAGAGAAAGGCCTGA
- a CDS encoding CHAD domain-containing protein translates to MRERPDASWQRLCRETLMPLLEALEKEAKGAREREDVENVHRMRVASRRIRSALEVFRDCFPPKSWKSWRKSMRRVTKALGEARDTDVQIEFLQEVRNRCPESALPGVRFVLELKQRRRDELQAPLVTAINELEEGAVLEEMRRALRQMPKSSSQDGESVGWSAFPYRKAHELVRERLHDLFFREECVYRPEAIEDHHALRISAKRLRYTLEIFRPLFKDELKDAIELIKKMQDKLGEMHDCDVWIQSLEEMMSSLKKGHPHISWEKNEENIEPGLRFIKEDRTSLRHASYQEFVQLWDHMIREGTLLKLQRKLEEAAEAEHDLTLEALESFRNKPGMTVAIVGDVHGNHHALEAVLQDAKKRGAEVIISTGDLLGPFGNAEECISMLRAHPCVGVIGNYDVRVLEMLDGKKRGKTQKDETTLLQLSLSGLSNTSKAWIMSLPRSLRLKWGGRNLLVVHGSPDSMTERLEPETEEDRLRELASKAKAEIVISGHSHLPFYRQVGNTRFLNPGAVGRQSDGDPRASYALMRVRPLQVNLRRVQYDVEAAAKEILNEGRPKSLAEILLSGKAEPNHDSKAAVDMEDDRFEKIRMIYKNYLGEDSHTEQVIRLSTALFDSLCDELSLKDKDRFLLRCAAALHDIGWREGRVKHHKTSQRMIMEAEGLPLDEDERRMVASVARYHRKALPKKNHPLICNMSGKERRRLEALAALLRLADGLDSSHGTKVKEISCEVTCDKIIIRCLATPPIDMEDEDAKAKSDLLQRVTGRDVEIIWDVN, encoded by the coding sequence ATGAGAGAAAGGCCTGATGCTTCATGGCAGCGGCTTTGCAGGGAGACCCTGATGCCTCTTTTAGAGGCTTTGGAAAAGGAGGCAAAGGGGGCTCGAGAAAGAGAGGATGTAGAGAACGTTCACCGCATGCGCGTGGCCTCCCGAAGGATACGCTCGGCCCTGGAGGTGTTCCGAGACTGCTTCCCCCCCAAAAGCTGGAAGAGCTGGCGCAAATCCATGAGGCGAGTGACAAAAGCCTTGGGAGAGGCTCGGGATACGGACGTGCAGATTGAGTTCCTGCAAGAAGTACGAAATCGATGCCCCGAGAGTGCCCTGCCGGGGGTTAGATTTGTTCTTGAATTGAAGCAGAGGCGCCGGGATGAGTTGCAAGCTCCCCTCGTCACTGCCATAAACGAATTAGAAGAGGGTGCGGTCCTAGAAGAGATGCGAAGGGCATTGCGCCAAATGCCGAAGAGTTCTTCTCAAGATGGGGAAAGCGTGGGGTGGAGTGCTTTCCCCTACCGTAAAGCCCACGAATTAGTGCGGGAGCGCCTGCACGATCTATTCTTCCGCGAAGAATGCGTATATCGCCCTGAGGCCATAGAAGATCATCATGCCCTGCGCATCTCAGCCAAGCGGCTCCGCTATACCCTAGAAATTTTTCGTCCTCTCTTCAAAGATGAGTTGAAGGATGCCATCGAGCTGATCAAGAAGATGCAGGACAAGTTGGGGGAGATGCACGATTGCGATGTTTGGATACAGAGCTTGGAAGAGATGATGAGCTCGTTGAAGAAGGGGCATCCCCACATTAGTTGGGAGAAGAATGAGGAAAATATCGAACCTGGCCTTAGATTCATCAAAGAGGATAGGACTTCCCTCCGACATGCGTCATACCAGGAGTTCGTCCAGCTATGGGATCATATGATAAGAGAAGGGACTCTGCTCAAGCTTCAGCGTAAGCTAGAGGAGGCAGCAGAAGCAGAGCACGACTTGACCTTGGAGGCACTAGAATCGTTTAGGAATAAACCGGGAATGACTGTGGCCATAGTAGGCGATGTGCACGGCAATCATCATGCTTTGGAAGCGGTTTTGCAGGACGCCAAGAAGAGAGGGGCTGAAGTCATAATAAGCACTGGCGACCTGCTCGGCCCTTTCGGAAACGCAGAGGAATGCATCAGTATGCTTCGGGCCCATCCATGCGTAGGCGTGATTGGCAATTATGACGTTAGGGTCTTAGAAATGTTAGATGGTAAGAAAAGAGGTAAAACGCAGAAGGACGAGACCACCTTGCTTCAACTTTCGCTTAGCGGGCTTTCGAATACCAGTAAAGCTTGGATAATGTCGCTCCCTAGATCATTGAGATTAAAATGGGGCGGTAGGAATCTACTCGTTGTGCATGGAAGCCCCGATTCCATGACCGAGAGATTGGAGCCTGAGACCGAGGAAGACAGACTCAGGGAATTGGCCTCCAAGGCCAAAGCTGAGATTGTCATAAGTGGGCATTCGCATCTCCCCTTCTACCGTCAAGTTGGAAATACCCGTTTTCTTAACCCTGGTGCCGTGGGCAGACAATCGGATGGCGACCCTCGTGCCTCATACGCCTTGATGCGGGTTCGCCCCTTGCAGGTGAATTTGCGGCGCGTGCAGTACGATGTCGAAGCTGCGGCCAAGGAAATCTTGAATGAGGGGCGTCCAAAGAGCCTAGCGGAGATTCTATTGAGCGGGAAGGCAGAACCGAATCACGATTCCAAAGCCGCGGTGGACATGGAGGACGATAGATTCGAAAAGATCAGGATGATCTACAAGAACTACCTTGGCGAGGACAGTCATACAGAGCAGGTAATCCGCCTCTCCACAGCACTCTTTGATTCCCTCTGTGATGAATTAAGCCTTAAAGATAAGGACCGATTCCTCCTACGCTGCGCAGCCGCGCTACATGACATCGGATGGAGAGAAGGGAGGGTGAAGCATCATAAGACATCGCAGCGGATGATAATGGAAGCTGAGGGGTTGCCATTGGATGAGGATGAAAGGAGGATGGTTGCAAGCGTGGCCCGTTATCACCGCAAGGCATTGCCCAAGAAAAATCACCCCCTCATCTGCAACATGAGTGGGAAGGAAAGGAGGAGGCTCGAAGCCCTAGCCGCCTTATTAAGACTCGCTGATGGATTGGATAGTTCCCACGGTACAAAGGTGAAGGAAATATCATGCGAAGTTACCTGTGATAAGATAATCATAAGATGCCTTGCTACCCCACCGATTGATATGGAGGATGAGGACGCTAAGGCCAAGAGCGACCTCCTTCAAAGAGTGACGGGACGAGATGTAGAAATCATTTGGGACGTGAACTAA
- a CDS encoding Ppx/GppA phosphatase family protein, translated as MAFQGKVVTFIDIGTNSIRAFVVRLNPNYSYSVLSKQKQVVRLGEGEFHNFIMSEEAMERGVTVCKRFVEMGRAFGAQEFIAVATSATREAQNRAEFLDRLRAEAGLDVRVISGREEARLIFLGVSSGLHFGDKLAIFIDIGGGSTEVIVGRNSEYLYLDSLKLGAIRISNLFLSPDMRGPIYPEKYAQMKRSVKAESVRTVQKVKAFGTKIAVGSSGTIVNLHEVAMRNFNSSNGKENVLTLNKLRKTISLLCSLDLHERRKVHGINPERADIIIGGAAILETLMEELELEEIMVSERGLLDGMLVDYLSNMEGFSEHQKMSVRERSVLQLGRSCNLDETHANIVVRLALELFDSAKEEGLHNFGTRERELLRYAAYLHDIGDFISFTNHHLHSYYIVRNAELLGFDQGEIEIMACLVKYHRKRSLGKKSTELESLSPRLQRMVVMLSTFLRISEALDRSHCSLIDHARFVSVNENEAVLEITAKGDCQLEIWGAESHAKGFKKAFDRELRIRFRISTAIDIGP; from the coding sequence ATGGCCTTCCAGGGCAAAGTAGTCACTTTCATCGACATAGGAACGAACTCCATTCGCGCCTTCGTGGTGAGATTGAATCCTAACTATTCTTACTCAGTCCTTTCTAAACAGAAGCAGGTGGTGCGCCTGGGTGAGGGTGAGTTCCATAATTTCATCATGTCCGAGGAAGCGATGGAGCGTGGCGTCACTGTCTGTAAGAGATTCGTGGAGATGGGAAGAGCTTTCGGGGCGCAGGAATTCATAGCGGTGGCAACATCCGCTACGAGAGAGGCGCAAAATCGAGCTGAGTTCTTAGACAGGCTAAGAGCCGAGGCAGGGCTTGATGTGAGAGTGATCTCAGGCAGGGAAGAGGCTAGGCTCATATTTTTAGGCGTCTCCTCAGGTCTCCACTTCGGAGACAAGCTGGCCATATTCATCGATATTGGTGGCGGCAGCACTGAGGTAATTGTGGGAAGAAATTCGGAGTACTTGTATTTGGACTCACTGAAGTTAGGAGCCATCAGAATAAGCAACTTGTTCCTCAGCCCTGATATGAGGGGGCCGATCTATCCCGAGAAATATGCGCAAATGAAAAGATCCGTTAAGGCTGAGAGCGTAAGAACGGTTCAGAAGGTGAAAGCCTTTGGGACTAAGATAGCAGTGGGCAGCTCAGGCACCATTGTCAACCTCCACGAAGTCGCTATGAGGAACTTCAACAGCTCCAATGGCAAAGAAAACGTATTGACTCTGAACAAGCTAAGGAAGACAATATCCCTCCTCTGTTCCCTTGATCTTCATGAGAGGAGAAAGGTGCACGGAATCAACCCCGAGCGCGCCGATATCATCATCGGTGGTGCGGCGATCCTGGAAACCTTGATGGAAGAGCTGGAACTAGAAGAGATAATGGTGTCGGAGAGGGGTCTGTTGGATGGGATGCTTGTTGATTATTTATCCAACATGGAAGGATTCTCTGAGCATCAAAAAATGTCAGTTAGGGAGCGCAGCGTTTTGCAGTTGGGGCGCTCCTGTAACCTAGATGAAACGCATGCTAATATTGTGGTCCGTCTTGCCCTAGAGCTATTCGACAGCGCAAAGGAGGAAGGGCTTCACAACTTCGGGACAAGAGAGAGGGAGCTTCTACGCTATGCCGCCTACTTACATGATATCGGTGATTTCATATCGTTCACGAACCACCATCTGCATTCATATTACATAGTTCGAAATGCAGAGCTGCTGGGCTTCGATCAGGGGGAGATCGAGATCATGGCCTGCCTAGTGAAATATCATAGGAAAAGGTCTTTGGGAAAGAAGAGCACGGAACTCGAGTCCCTCAGTCCACGCTTGCAAAGGATGGTCGTCATGCTTTCCACCTTCTTAAGAATCTCTGAGGCCTTGGATCGCAGCCATTGCAGTCTTATCGATCATGCCAGATTCGTTAGCGTCAATGAGAATGAAGCCGTCTTGGAGATTACTGCTAAAGGAGATTGCCAATTGGAGATATGGGGAGCTGAGTCGCATGCAAAAGGCTTCAAGAAGGCTTTTGATCGAGAACTGCGCATCCGCTTTCGCATATCCACTGCCATCGATATAGGGCCTTGA
- a CDS encoding DNA polymerase ligase N-terminal domain-containing protein gives MRLDKYRSKRDFQRTNEPEGDEGDEKLRIFVVQEHKSSHLHYDFRLSLDGVLKSWAVPKGVPEKKGLKRLAVQTEDHPIEYANFEGAIPEGNYGAGEVRIWDKGNYSLQERSDDKLVFSLEGQRLKGSYALIRFKGKEGKEGNWLMMKI, from the coding sequence ATGAGGCTAGATAAGTATAGGTCTAAAAGGGACTTTCAGCGTACCAACGAGCCCGAGGGAGATGAGGGCGATGAGAAGTTGAGGATCTTTGTTGTCCAGGAGCATAAGTCTTCACACCTGCATTACGACTTCCGGCTCTCGTTGGATGGCGTGCTGAAAAGTTGGGCTGTGCCTAAGGGAGTGCCTGAAAAGAAGGGCCTGAAGAGGCTGGCGGTACAGACAGAGGATCACCCTATAGAGTATGCCAACTTCGAAGGTGCGATACCAGAAGGAAACTATGGAGCTGGAGAGGTGCGAATATGGGATAAGGGAAACTATTCGCTGCAGGAGCGGTCTGATGATAAGTTAGTCTTCTCTTTGGAAGGTCAACGCCTCAAAGGTTCTTACGCTCTGATACGCTTCAAGGGTAAGGAAGGAAAAGAAGGAAACTGGCTCATGATGAAGATTTAG
- the glmM gene encoding phosphoglucosamine mutase yields the protein MSLFGSSGIRGIIGQDVTPELAISIGAAVGSMFDKILLAKDTRSSGDMVSSALSAGIMSTGCDVAYAGTLPTPTLARAAKAYDAGLMVTASHNPPEYNGVKMWNPDGSAFGNEQMRNVEELIKAREQRLVSWEQVGRIGTHSGAIEDHIESILDSVGASESSLVVIDCGNGATCSVSPLLFRRMGCSVVGLNCQEDGFFPGRPSEPSEENLEDLRHLVVKKGAKLGIAHDGDGDRMVAFDERGRFVDGDRLLALFTILTEAKEVVAPVDASMVLDDLVKKRVIRTRVGDVYVSEVLKTTGAEFGGEPSGTFIFPKQTFCPDGIYAAAFLLSRLEKAQLSQLIDSIPLYPVIRKSFAFPPARRSEIEMKIRQAIASLPFQEMLELDGYRAQFEEGWVLVRISGTEPKVRMTVEAKKKENLKKLGMMAEETIRRCLA from the coding sequence ATGTCATTGTTCGGATCTTCAGGCATCAGAGGCATCATCGGCCAGGATGTGACACCAGAGTTGGCGATTTCCATTGGTGCAGCGGTAGGCTCAATGTTCGATAAGATCCTTCTAGCGAAGGACACCAGGAGCAGTGGGGACATGGTCAGTTCTGCGCTTTCAGCGGGAATCATGTCCACGGGATGCGACGTAGCCTACGCTGGAACACTGCCTACACCGACATTAGCCAGGGCCGCGAAAGCATATGATGCTGGTCTTATGGTGACGGCATCACATAATCCTCCTGAATACAACGGCGTTAAGATGTGGAATCCAGATGGATCCGCCTTTGGGAATGAGCAGATGCGCAATGTGGAAGAGCTTATCAAAGCAAGGGAGCAGCGATTGGTCAGTTGGGAGCAGGTGGGGAGAATCGGAACGCATTCAGGGGCGATAGAGGACCATATTGAATCTATCCTAGATTCTGTGGGAGCTAGCGAGTCATCTTTAGTAGTCATAGACTGCGGTAATGGTGCCACTTGTTCAGTCTCACCCTTGCTCTTTCGGCGCATGGGCTGCTCTGTTGTGGGATTGAATTGCCAAGAAGATGGATTCTTCCCCGGTAGACCTTCTGAGCCATCCGAGGAAAATCTAGAGGATCTAAGGCACTTGGTGGTCAAGAAAGGCGCGAAGTTAGGGATCGCTCACGACGGGGACGGTGACCGCATGGTGGCCTTCGACGAACGAGGCAGATTCGTAGACGGCGACAGGTTGCTTGCTCTTTTCACCATCCTTACAGAAGCCAAAGAAGTAGTAGCACCAGTAGACGCTTCGATGGTACTTGATGATCTAGTAAAGAAAAGGGTCATTAGAACTAGGGTAGGAGATGTATACGTTTCCGAAGTGCTGAAAACGACGGGTGCAGAGTTTGGAGGAGAGCCTTCTGGCACCTTCATTTTCCCAAAGCAGACCTTTTGTCCTGATGGGATTTATGCTGCCGCCTTCCTTCTATCAAGACTCGAAAAGGCGCAACTCTCGCAGCTGATAGACTCCATACCTCTCTATCCAGTGATTAGAAAGTCTTTCGCCTTCCCACCCGCAAGACGAAGCGAGATCGAGATGAAAATCCGCCAAGCCATAGCGTCCCTGCCTTTCCAAGAGATGTTAGAGCTGGATGGCTATAGAGCTCAGTTCGAGGAAGGATGGGTTTTGGTAAGGATATCGGGGACCGAGCCGAAGGTGAGGATGACCGTGGAAGCCAAGAAGAAAGAGAATCTAAAGAAATTAGGCATGATGGCGGAAGAGACGATCCGGAGGTGCTTGGCTTGA
- a CDS encoding sugar phosphate nucleotidyltransferase — MLAAGEGTRLRPLTSNIPKPLLLVAGKPFLSHILEALSCAGIKDVALLVGWKSNRIKEFYGDGSEMGIKITYLEQKERRGTADAISHAEAIMDEPFFCVNGDVVISERDVRSMMVAFQDHGRTVMGAVEVSDPSSFGVIEEKEGVLIRILEKPKNPPSSLINAGLFIFKPDVFDSLKSTPPSPRGEYEITDTLTMIAKREGVAIYRLTSDWIDVGRPWDLLKANEIFMSRLERKVEGEVEPGSVVKGNVVIERGALVRSGSYILGPVYISKGCEVGPNCFIRSGTCLGPNVRVGASVEIKNSIIMAQSHIPHHNYVGDSIIGERCNFGAGTKVANLRFDDRNVRVSLKGKSLDSGRRKLGVVMGDDVKTGINSMIEPGTIIWEKSLIGPGAIARGNIGPGSRIF, encoded by the coding sequence GTGCTGGCAGCAGGGGAGGGGACGAGGTTAAGACCTTTGACCTCCAACATTCCTAAACCATTGCTGTTGGTCGCCGGCAAGCCTTTCCTGAGCCATATTCTAGAGGCACTGAGCTGCGCAGGAATCAAAGATGTAGCATTGCTGGTAGGATGGAAGTCAAACAGGATAAAGGAGTTCTATGGTGATGGCTCGGAAATGGGTATTAAGATAACCTATCTAGAGCAAAAAGAGCGCCGGGGCACCGCCGATGCCATAAGTCATGCTGAGGCGATAATGGATGAGCCTTTTTTCTGTGTGAATGGGGATGTGGTGATTTCAGAAAGGGATGTTCGTTCCATGATGGTTGCATTCCAAGATCATGGGCGCACGGTGATGGGGGCGGTCGAGGTGTCAGATCCCTCCTCCTTCGGGGTCATTGAGGAAAAGGAAGGAGTGCTCATCCGGATCCTAGAGAAACCAAAAAATCCACCTTCGAGTCTGATTAATGCAGGGCTTTTCATCTTTAAACCTGATGTCTTCGATAGTTTAAAGAGCACGCCACCCTCGCCACGAGGAGAATATGAAATAACCGACACCTTGACAATGATCGCCAAAAGAGAGGGGGTGGCTATTTATCGCCTGACGAGTGATTGGATAGATGTCGGCAGGCCTTGGGATCTGCTTAAAGCCAATGAAATCTTCATGTCTCGATTGGAGAGGAAGGTTGAAGGAGAAGTAGAACCAGGCTCAGTGGTCAAGGGTAACGTTGTGATAGAGCGCGGAGCTTTGGTTCGGTCTGGATCCTACATCCTAGGCCCCGTTTACATATCCAAAGGCTGTGAAGTAGGACCCAATTGCTTCATTCGCAGCGGCACGTGCCTTGGGCCTAATGTCAGAGTGGGGGCATCGGTGGAGATTAAAAACTCTATAATCATGGCCCAATCGCATATACCCCATCATAACTATGTTGGCGATAGCATCATAGGGGAGCGATGCAATTTTGGCGCTGGGACCAAAGTGGCCAATCTGCGCTTTGATGACAGAAATGTACGCGTATCCCTAAAAGGCAAATCACTTGATTCTGGGAGGAGAAAACTAGGAGTTGTTATGGGAGATGATGTCAAGACCGGTATCAACTCCATGATCGAACCGGGAACGATCATCTGGGAGAAATCTCTAATAGGACCAGGTGCCATAGCCAGGGGCAATATCGGTCCTGGAAGCAGGATATTCTGA
- a CDS encoding Mov34/MPN/PAD-1 family protein has translation MRTVYAIKRDTLHMINEAAIHTYPNEFLAALKAEKGVISEIIVLPGTIQGDHHSIMYIHMLPADYSIVGSVHSHPGYSNLPSEADLEFFSYFGGVHVITCLPYDETSWKAYNSNGRRIPLQIVP, from the coding sequence ATGAGGACAGTATATGCCATTAAAAGGGATACTCTGCACATGATCAATGAGGCTGCGATCCATACCTATCCCAATGAGTTCTTGGCAGCCCTGAAGGCCGAAAAGGGGGTGATTTCCGAGATAATCGTTCTACCGGGTACGATTCAAGGAGATCACCATAGCATAATGTACATCCATATGCTCCCAGCTGATTATTCCATCGTTGGTTCAGTTCATTCTCATCCCGGCTATAGCAACCTCCCTTCAGAGGCGGATCTTGAATTTTTTTCTTACTTCGGCGGAGTGCATGTTATTACTTGCTTACCTTACGATGAGACAAGCTGGAAGGCCTACAATTCGAATGGAAGAAGGATACCTTTGCAGATCGTTCCTTGA
- a CDS encoding NAD(+)/NADH kinase: MKLGLTANVNVPDAPRLARMVCEYLEGQELILEEAIATVLGRKGVRIEDMKVDVMITIGGDGTILRALMRNEAPIFGINAGDLGFLTEIQEDMLEEGLERVIRGQYHIEERSKLRSELAGKRLRDATNEVVVHTAHIAKLRHFRVFVDGELAIDVKADGIIVSTPTGSTCYAMSVGAPILDPRVDALVIAPMAPFKFAGRPTVVPANSDISIEIQRPKPCLIVVDGQEEVSMEGNEELHFTTSDKKARFVSLGRTFYTKMREKLTGGPCWA, encoded by the coding sequence GTGAAACTAGGTCTGACGGCCAATGTCAACGTTCCAGACGCGCCAAGGCTAGCCCGAATGGTGTGTGAATACCTCGAGGGACAGGAGCTGATATTAGAGGAGGCGATAGCTACTGTGCTAGGCAGAAAAGGGGTCCGAATCGAAGACATGAAGGTCGATGTGATGATTACCATTGGAGGAGATGGTACAATACTTCGAGCGCTGATGCGCAATGAAGCCCCCATTTTTGGCATTAATGCTGGGGATCTGGGCTTCTTGACCGAGATCCAAGAAGATATGCTTGAGGAGGGTTTGGAAAGAGTCATTCGCGGCCAATATCATATTGAGGAGAGGAGCAAACTGCGCAGCGAGTTGGCGGGTAAGCGTCTTCGGGATGCCACTAATGAGGTTGTGGTTCATACTGCACATATTGCTAAACTGCGTCATTTTAGAGTGTTCGTGGACGGAGAGTTGGCCATTGATGTTAAGGCGGACGGCATAATCGTCTCCACTCCTACAGGTTCCACATGTTACGCCATGTCGGTGGGGGCTCCGATTTTGGATCCGAGGGTGGATGCCTTAGTAATAGCGCCCATGGCTCCGTTCAAGTTCGCGGGGCGTCCTACGGTCGTGCCCGCCAATAGCGACATCTCAATTGAGATACAGAGGCCTAAGCCTTGTCTTATAGTGGTGGACGGTCAAGAGGAAGTTTCCATGGAAGGCAACGAGGAACTTCATTTCACAACTTCGGATAAAAAGGCCCGCTTTGTTTCTCTGGGAAGAACCTTCTATACCAAGATGCGAGAGAAGCTTACAGGCGGACCGTGCTGGGCATGA